The Scatophagus argus isolate fScaArg1 chromosome 20, fScaArg1.pri, whole genome shotgun sequence genome window below encodes:
- the tia1 gene encoding nucleolysin TIA-1 isoform X1 — MDDDQPKTLYVGNLSRDVTEALILELFGQIGPCKSCKMIVDTAGHDPYCFVEFYEHRHATATIAAMNGRKILGKEVKVNWATTPTSQKKDTSSHFHVFVGDLSPEITTDDIKAAFAPFGKISDCRVVKDMATGKSKGYGFVSFFNKWDAENAIQQMGGQWLGGRQIRTNWATRKPAPKTTNETSNAKQLSFDEVVNQSSPSNCTVYCGGVTMGLTEQIMRQTFSPFGQIMEIRVFPDKGYSFVRFNSHEAAAHAIVSVNGTTIEGYVVKCYWGKETTDMVSPLQQVQMPQQNTVSFAAQPYSQWGQWYSNTQQIGQYVPNGWQVPSYGVYGQTWDQQGYNHLHAGAGWTGVGAVSNGGMVEPGQGVNGTVLTNQAGMSTAGYHTH; from the exons ATGGACGATGACCAGCCAAAAACCCT GTATGTGGGAAATCTGTCCAGGGATGTGACAGAGGCCCTCATCTTGGAGTTGTTTGGACAGATTGGACCTTGCAAGAGCTGTAAAATGATAGTAGAT ACAGCAGGTCATGATCCGTACTGCTTTGTGGAGTTCTATGAGCATAGACATGCCACTGCCACAATTGCAGCCATGAATGGTCGGAAAATTCTGGGTAAG GAGGTCAAGGTCAACTGGGCCACGACGCCAACCAGccaaaagaaagacacaagCA GTCACTTCCATGTCTTTGTTGGAGATCTGAGTCCTGAAATTACCACAGATGACATAAAAGCAGCTTTTGCTCCATTTGGAAAAATATC GGATTGTCGAGTGGTGAAAGACATGGCCACAGGTAAATCTAAAGGCTATGGCTTTGTCTCCTTCTTCAACAAATGG GATGCAGAGAATGCCATACAGCAGATGGGTGGACAGTGGTTGGGAGGGAGGCAGATCAGGACCAACTGGGCCACAAGGAAGCCTGCTCCCAAAACTACTAATGAAA ctTCCAATGCTAAGCAGCTATCTTTTGATGAGGTGGTCAACCAGTCCAGCCCTAGCAACTGCACCGTGTACTGTGGGGGAGTCACAATGGGTCTGACAG aGCAAATTATGAGACAGACCTTCTCTCCTTTTGGCCAAATAATGGAAATCCGTGTTTTCCCAGACAAAGGCTACTCTTTTGTGAG aTTCAACTCCCATGAAGCAGCAGCTCATGCCATTGTATCCGTCAATGGCACCACCATAGAGGGCTATGTGGTTAAGTGTTACTGGGGCAAAGAAACAACAGACATGGTTAGCCCCCTACAGCAGGTACAGATGCCACAG CAGAACACGGTGAGCTTCGCAGCGCAGCCCTACAGTCAGTGGGGTCAGTGGTACAGCAACACGCAGCAGATTGGCCAGTATGTGCCCAATGGGTGGCAGGTGCCGAGCTACGGAGTCTATGGACAGACCTGGGATCAGCAGGGCTACAA tcatttacaTGCTGGTGCCGGCTGGACAGGCGTGGGTGCTGTGAGCAATGGGGGCATGGTGGAGCCCGGGCAGGGAGTCAACGGGACGGTGCTAACTAACCAGGCCGGCATGAGCACTGCTGGCTACCACACTCACTGA
- the tia1 gene encoding nucleolysin TIA-1 isoform X3, whose product MIVDTAGHDPYCFVEFYEHRHATATIAAMNGRKILGKEVKVNWATTPTSQKKDTSSHFHVFVGDLSPEITTDDIKAAFAPFGKISDCRVVKDMATGKSKGYGFVSFFNKWDAENAIQQMGGQWLGGRQIRTNWATRKPAPKTTNETSNAKQLSFDEVVNQSSPSNCTVYCGGVTMGLTEQIMRQTFSPFGQIMEIRVFPDKGYSFVRFNSHEAAAHAIVSVNGTTIEGYVVKCYWGKETTDMVSPLQQVQMPQQNTVSFAAQPYSQWGQWYSNTQQIGQYVPNGWQVPSYGVYGQTWDQQGYNHLHAGAGWTGVGAVSNGGMVEPGQGVNGTVLTNQAGMSTAGYHTH is encoded by the exons ATGATAGTAGAT ACAGCAGGTCATGATCCGTACTGCTTTGTGGAGTTCTATGAGCATAGACATGCCACTGCCACAATTGCAGCCATGAATGGTCGGAAAATTCTGGGTAAG GAGGTCAAGGTCAACTGGGCCACGACGCCAACCAGccaaaagaaagacacaagCA GTCACTTCCATGTCTTTGTTGGAGATCTGAGTCCTGAAATTACCACAGATGACATAAAAGCAGCTTTTGCTCCATTTGGAAAAATATC GGATTGTCGAGTGGTGAAAGACATGGCCACAGGTAAATCTAAAGGCTATGGCTTTGTCTCCTTCTTCAACAAATGG GATGCAGAGAATGCCATACAGCAGATGGGTGGACAGTGGTTGGGAGGGAGGCAGATCAGGACCAACTGGGCCACAAGGAAGCCTGCTCCCAAAACTACTAATGAAA ctTCCAATGCTAAGCAGCTATCTTTTGATGAGGTGGTCAACCAGTCCAGCCCTAGCAACTGCACCGTGTACTGTGGGGGAGTCACAATGGGTCTGACAG aGCAAATTATGAGACAGACCTTCTCTCCTTTTGGCCAAATAATGGAAATCCGTGTTTTCCCAGACAAAGGCTACTCTTTTGTGAG aTTCAACTCCCATGAAGCAGCAGCTCATGCCATTGTATCCGTCAATGGCACCACCATAGAGGGCTATGTGGTTAAGTGTTACTGGGGCAAAGAAACAACAGACATGGTTAGCCCCCTACAGCAGGTACAGATGCCACAG CAGAACACGGTGAGCTTCGCAGCGCAGCCCTACAGTCAGTGGGGTCAGTGGTACAGCAACACGCAGCAGATTGGCCAGTATGTGCCCAATGGGTGGCAGGTGCCGAGCTACGGAGTCTATGGACAGACCTGGGATCAGCAGGGCTACAA tcatttacaTGCTGGTGCCGGCTGGACAGGCGTGGGTGCTGTGAGCAATGGGGGCATGGTGGAGCCCGGGCAGGGAGTCAACGGGACGGTGCTAACTAACCAGGCCGGCATGAGCACTGCTGGCTACCACACTCACTGA
- the tia1 gene encoding nucleolysin TIA-1 isoform X2, whose translation MDDDQPKTLYVGNLSRDVTEALILELFGQIGPCKSCKMIVDTAGHDPYCFVEFYEHRHATATIAAMNGRKILGKEVKVNWATTPTSQKKDTSSHFHVFVGDLSPEITTDDIKAAFAPFGKISDCRVVKDMATGKSKGYGFVSFFNKWDAENAIQQMGGQWLGGRQIRTNWATRKPAPKTTNETSNAKQLSFDEVVNQSSPSNCTVYCGGVTMGLTEQIMRQTFSPFGQIMEIRVFPDKGYSFVRFNSHEAAAHAIVSVNGTTIEGYVVKCYWGKETTDMVSPLQQVQMPQNTVSFAAQPYSQWGQWYSNTQQIGQYVPNGWQVPSYGVYGQTWDQQGYNHLHAGAGWTGVGAVSNGGMVEPGQGVNGTVLTNQAGMSTAGYHTH comes from the exons ATGGACGATGACCAGCCAAAAACCCT GTATGTGGGAAATCTGTCCAGGGATGTGACAGAGGCCCTCATCTTGGAGTTGTTTGGACAGATTGGACCTTGCAAGAGCTGTAAAATGATAGTAGAT ACAGCAGGTCATGATCCGTACTGCTTTGTGGAGTTCTATGAGCATAGACATGCCACTGCCACAATTGCAGCCATGAATGGTCGGAAAATTCTGGGTAAG GAGGTCAAGGTCAACTGGGCCACGACGCCAACCAGccaaaagaaagacacaagCA GTCACTTCCATGTCTTTGTTGGAGATCTGAGTCCTGAAATTACCACAGATGACATAAAAGCAGCTTTTGCTCCATTTGGAAAAATATC GGATTGTCGAGTGGTGAAAGACATGGCCACAGGTAAATCTAAAGGCTATGGCTTTGTCTCCTTCTTCAACAAATGG GATGCAGAGAATGCCATACAGCAGATGGGTGGACAGTGGTTGGGAGGGAGGCAGATCAGGACCAACTGGGCCACAAGGAAGCCTGCTCCCAAAACTACTAATGAAA ctTCCAATGCTAAGCAGCTATCTTTTGATGAGGTGGTCAACCAGTCCAGCCCTAGCAACTGCACCGTGTACTGTGGGGGAGTCACAATGGGTCTGACAG aGCAAATTATGAGACAGACCTTCTCTCCTTTTGGCCAAATAATGGAAATCCGTGTTTTCCCAGACAAAGGCTACTCTTTTGTGAG aTTCAACTCCCATGAAGCAGCAGCTCATGCCATTGTATCCGTCAATGGCACCACCATAGAGGGCTATGTGGTTAAGTGTTACTGGGGCAAAGAAACAACAGACATGGTTAGCCCCCTACAGCAGGTACAGATGCCACAG AACACGGTGAGCTTCGCAGCGCAGCCCTACAGTCAGTGGGGTCAGTGGTACAGCAACACGCAGCAGATTGGCCAGTATGTGCCCAATGGGTGGCAGGTGCCGAGCTACGGAGTCTATGGACAGACCTGGGATCAGCAGGGCTACAA tcatttacaTGCTGGTGCCGGCTGGACAGGCGTGGGTGCTGTGAGCAATGGGGGCATGGTGGAGCCCGGGCAGGGAGTCAACGGGACGGTGCTAACTAACCAGGCCGGCATGAGCACTGCTGGCTACCACACTCACTGA
- the LOC124051708 gene encoding cardiomyopathy-associated protein 5-like gives MDTWTEGLAGSDVDTEMTALTQEDITEQNLDASDEVEHLRNSLREAVHDDSVRPKMQCLMMDSSFSMVTMQGEDSGIAWETTPSRCTTPWASEAGNPTMDLSSLIAVRPATPGSVPAGKIIFVMDEGAISRRKKTKERVSSQRSKADRQREVLTQSSENIHGRPELIGFSQPNVKTEEGDEEELSDPLVDKDQRLFSLVSEGSEILNIVVPPKVATVDEEESKEMVDNLSYLEDSPVSKANEDIHDYELMVISATAPGGARGDQARPSTSNIMDPPGAPVARPLGRGAAGNVDYFEPFTLIDAQAPGSPAVIAQGQMEPEVGTESQDTDKPVQPKDNTTTTTRVDNDKSDTVSLEEITSELLDEVFYGGADNYPKNLDREAGVAESAHCRLPSKPSGSTLFGSQEDILTPIFLPEGPPKIIDPILLEEPKAMAFLYTDLYEEAIGSRKKEEDTESMTSEKSFHSRHSDREARGYLEKYVLIDETPSIEVEPSDKGKCPQEGPRVLSQDLYDFGDLLSKHEKGEMPNSEEEITDFFRSSDNSSPCDIEPFARSLEEDDAQSASKSKVKRKKNVAIREEKVTEIPTDPLSISSFEFLSEEPEWGSTDDHPIALDKSHEHTGQELWKQDPEVQRPVAPPRKKAKSPPKACLDLTPLTPVEVIMQEKEEAGGKEQREEEKETASPAETADEGFGDLAALPVEVDERRPTCLRCRRPQKVCLCPFLPPQPLEVSTCLYIVQHPAEESRVLRTVPLLAACLPQGKCNVIVGRRFNEEKHPELAAVCRDSRTLILYPGPKSQNLEELVQYQEVGTVEHNVIIIDGTWSQAKNMFLKNSLLHLPKQVQLNRSLSSQYVIRTQPSNICLSTLECAAVALSILEQNDHIQEVLLRPLRALCSFQLQHGAQIHHSKEHLLKNGMYDKPMPKNKRKIKRMEKLVSDHNICPR, from the exons ATGGACACTTGGACAGAAGGTTTGGCAGGATCAGATGTGGACACTGAGATGACAGCACTGACACAAGAAGATATTACTGAACAAAATCTCGATGCCAGTGATGAAGTGGAGCACCTTCGAAACAG TTTACGGGAGGCCGTCCACGATGACAGTGTTCGGCCTAAGATGCAGTGCCTGATGATGGACTCTTCCTTCTCCATGGTGACTATGCAAGGCGAGGACAGTGGGATAGCGTGGGAGACGACCCCGAGTCGCTGCACCACACCTTGGGCATCCGAGGCTGGAAACCCCACTATGGATCTCAGCTCTCTGATTGCGGTGCGGCCCGCAACACCTGGGTCTGTTCCTGCAGGAAAGATTATCTTTGTCATGGATGAGGGGGCGATCTCAAGACGGAAGAAAACTAAAGAGAGGGTGAGCAGTCAGAGGAGCAAAGCAGACAGACAACGAGAAGTCCTGACACAGAGTTCAGAGAACATCCATGGAAGGCCGGAGTTAATAGGATTCTCACAGCCAAATGTGAAAACCgaagaaggagatgaagaagagctAAGTGATCCTCTGGTAGATAAAGACCAAAGGCTGTTCAGCTTAGTGTCTGAGGGCTCTGAAATCCTCAACATTGTTGTACCTCCAAAAGTGGCTACtgtggatgaagaggagagcaAAGAAATGGTGGACAATCTGTCTTATCTGGAGGACAGCCCTGTTTCTAAAGCCAATGAAGACATCCATGATTACGAGCTCATGGTGATCTCAGCAACAGCACCAGGTGGAGCAAGAGGTGACCAGGCCAGGCCCTCAACTTCAAACATAATGGATCCACCAGGGGCTCCGGTGGCCAGACCTCTGGGCAGAGGAGCTGCTGGCAATGTGGACTACTTTGAGCCATTCACACTGATTGATGCCCAAGCTCCTGGAAGTCCTGCTGTGATTGCACAGGGACAGATGGAGCCAGAGGTTGGCACTGAGAGCCAGGACACTGATAAACCTGTGCAGCCCAAAGACAATACCACCACAACAACAAGAGTGGATAATGACAAGTCAGACACAGTCAGCCTGGAGGAAATCACCAGTGAGCTTCTAGATGAAGTCTTCTACGGTGGGGCAGACAACTACCCGAAAAATCTGGACAGAGAAGCCGGAGTGGCTGAAAGTGCACACTGTAGGCTACCTTCAAAACCGAGTGGTTCGACTTTGTTTGGAAGCCAAGAGGACATTCTGACACCAATCTTTCTACCAGAAGGACCTCCAAAAATCATTGACCCCATTTTGCTGGAGGAGCCCAAAGCCATGGCCTTCCTTTACACTGACCTATATGAGGAAGCAATTGGCAGTcggaaaaaagaagaggataCGGAAAGTATGACCTCTGAGAAGTCCTTCCATAGCAGGCATTCAGACAGAGAGGCCAGAGGTTATTTAGAGAAATATGTCCTTATAGATGAGACTCCTTCGATAGAAGTGGAACCCTCTGATAAAGGAAAATGCCCACAGGAAGGTCCTCGGGTATTGTCCCAAGACTTGTATGATTTTGGTGATTTGCTGTCTAAGCATGAAAAAGGTGAGATGCCAAATTCAGAGGAGGAAATCACAGACTTTTTCAGGTCCAGTGATAATTCTTCTCCATGTGATATTGAGCCCTTCGCTCGATCACTTGAAGAGGATGACGCCCAATCAGCATCAAAGAGTAAAgtcaagagaaagaaaaatgtggcCATCAGGgaagaaaaagtcactgaaatcCCAACAGATCCACTCAGTATCTCGAGCTTTGAGTTTCTCTCAGAGGAACCTGAGTGGGGAAGTACAGATGATCATCCCATAGCCCTGGACAAGAGCCATGAGCACACAGGTCAGGAATTGTGGAAACAAGATCCGGAAGTGCAAAGGCCAGTTGCTCCTCCCAGGAAAAAGGCAAAATCCCCTCCTAAGGCATGTCTGGACTTAACACCTTTGACTCCAGTTGAAGTTATTatgcaggaaaaagaagaggcaGGTGGAAaggaacagagggaggaggagaaagagacgGCATCACCAGCAGAGACTGCTGACGAGGG ATTTGGCGACCTAGCTGCCCTCCCGGTTGAGGTTGACGAGAGAAGACCGACGTGTTTACGGTGCCG TCGCCCTCAGAAGGTGTGTCTCTGTCCCTTTCTTCCACCACAACCCCTGGAGGTCTCCACATGTCTGTACATAGTGCAGCATCCCGCAGAG GAGAGCAGAGTACTCCGCACAGTTCCTCTACTTGCTGCTTGCTTGCCACAAGGAAAATGCAATGTCATAGTTGGACGGAGGTTCAATGAGGAAAA gCACCCAGAGCTGGCTGCAGTGTGTCGGGACAGCAGAACATTAATCCTGTACCCAGGCCCCAAATCGCAGAACCTGGAGGAGTTAGTGCAATACCAGGAAGTTGGCACTGTGGAACATAATGTGATCATCATAGACGGCACCTGGAGTCAAGCCAAAAACATGTTCCTCAAAAACAGCCTTTTACACCTGCCCAAACAg GTGCAGCTAAACAGGAGTCTGTCCAGTCAGTACGTCATCCGCACTCAACCCTCCaacatctgtctgtccacccTGGAATGTGCTGCTGTTGCCCTGTCCATCCTGGAGCAGAATGACCACATCCAAGAG GTTCTGCTGAGGCCCCTGAGAGCCTTGTGCTCCTTCCAGCTGCAGCACGGCGCTCAGATTCATCACAGCAAGGAGCATCTACTGAAGAATGGCATGTATGACAAACCCATGCCCAAGAACAAACGCAAGATAAAGAGGATGGAGAAGCTTGTCTCTGACCACAATATTTGCCCAAGATGA